One genomic region from Quercus robur chromosome 4, dhQueRobu3.1, whole genome shotgun sequence encodes:
- the LOC126723874 gene encoding uncharacterized protein LOC126723874 gives MEMSLNITLLLASFLLLFTSTALAATGLEGLVGNGNFEEQPKSTDIKKTVLIGKYALPKWEINGLVEYISGGPQPGGMYFAVAHGVHAVRLGNEASISQSIKVKPGSLYALTFGASRTCAQEEVLRISVPPQKGDLPLQTLYSSNGGDTYAWGFIATSNVANLTFHNPGVQEDPACGPLLDAVAIKELFPPRPTRDNLVKNPGFEEGPHRLINSTNGVLLPPKQEDLTSPLPGWMIESLKAVKFIDSKHFNVPFGLAAVELVAGRESAIAQVLRTVPNKFYNLTFTVGDAKNGCHGSMMVEAFAAKDTLKVPFKSEGKGKFKTASFKFKALSPRTRITFYSSFYHTRIDDFGSLCGPVLDQVRVLPVA, from the exons ATGGAAATGTCACTGAATATCACACTTTTGCTTGCTTCCTTCTTGTTGTTGTTCACTAGTACTGCTTTGGCAGCTACAGGTTTGGAAG GATTGGTAGGAAATGGCAACTTTGAAGAACAACCAAAATCCACTGACATCAAGAAAACAGTACTCATAGGAAAATATGCACTGCCCAAATGGGAAATCAATGGCTTGGTGGAATACATCTCTGGGGGGCCACAGCCTGGGGGCATGTACTTTGCTGTGGCACATGGTGTCCATGCTGTAAGGCTTGGCAATGAGGCCTCAATCTCTCAGAGTATCAAAGTTAAACCAGGCTCCCTGTATGCTCTAACCTTTGGGGCATCAAGAACATGTGCACAAGAAGAGGTTTTGAGGATCTCAGTGCCTCCTCAGAAAGGAGACCTTCCTTTGCAGACACTTTACAGCAGTAATGGAGGTGATACTTATGCTTGGGGATTCATTGCCACTTCTAATGTTGCTAACTTGACATTCCACAACCCTGGGGTTCAAGAGGACCCTGCTTGTGGACCACTCTTGGATGCAGTTGCTATCAAGGAGCTCTTTCCTCCAAGGCCCACAAGAG ATAACTTGGTGAAGAATCCAGGCTTTGAAGAGGGTCCCCATCGTTTAATAAACTCCACCAATGGTGTTCTCCTCCCTCCAAAGCAAGAAGATCTCACATCCCCACTCCCTGGTTGGATGATTGAATCCCTTAAAGCCGTGAAGTTCATAGACTCAAAGCACTTCAACGTCCCTTTTGGACTTGCCGCAGTTGAGCTTGTTGCAGGTAGAGAAAGTGCCATTGCCCAGGTTCTCAGAACAGTTCCCAACAAGTTCTACAATCTTACATTCACTGTTGGCGATGCAAAGAATGGCTGCCATGGATCAATGATGGTTGAAGCATTTGCTGCCAAAGACACCTTAAAAGTACCCTTCAAATCTGAAGGCAAGGGCAAGTTCAAGACAGCCAGCTTCAAGTTCAAAGCACTGTCACCCAGGACCAGAATCACATTCTACAGCTCTTTCTACCATACTAGAATTGATGACTTCGGATCTCTTTGTGGCCCTGTGCTTGATCAAGTCCGGGTTTTGCCAGTAGCTTAG